A single window of Anopheles moucheti chromosome 2, idAnoMoucSN_F20_07, whole genome shotgun sequence DNA harbors:
- the LOC128299632 gene encoding titin-like yields the protein MKLLFALCALAALLQVSIATHDLNVPVLVPVPHIKKVPIGIPKIERTKGEIIKHVPEAVIKRVPVEKHVEVEKEVEIVKHVPVTKEIVVERPVEVIREVPIEKVVIEKVEVPYEVIKHVEKIKHIPVEKHIEVIKEVEEIREVPYKRYVFNKKPFPVPYNEPEEVQVPYTVPAPVAPVVAVVEAEEPSLKDKFHNLAGNYLPDPVGFFKKIVKH from the exons ATGAAGCTT TTATTTGCACTCTGCGCGCTGGCAGCGCTACTCCAAGTGTCGATTGCCACCCACGACCTCAACGTACCGGTGCTGGTACCGGTGCCACATATCAAGAAGGTACCGATCGGCATCCCGAAGATTGAACGCACCAAGGGCGAGATCATCAAGCATGTACCGGAAGCGGTCATCAAGCGCGTCCCCGTCGAGAAGCACGTGGAGGTGGAAAAGGAGGTCGAGATCGTGAAGCACGTGCCCGTCACGAAGGAGATCGTCGTCGAGCGTCCGGTAGAGGTAATCCGCGAGGTTCCAATCGAGAAGGTGGTCATCGAAAAGGTGGAGGTACCGTACGAGGTGATCAAGCACGTGGAGAAGATCAAGCACATCCCGGTCGAGAAGCACATCGAGGTGATCAAGGAGGTGGAGGAGATCCGTGAGGTACCGTACAAGCGGTACGTGTTCAACAAGAAACCATTCCCGGTGCCGTACAACGAACCAGAAGAGGTGCAGGTACCGTACACCGTCCCAGCACCGGTAGCACCGGTTGTGGCTGTGGTAGAAGCGGAGGAACCCTCGCTGAAGGACAAGTTTCACAATTTGGCCGGTAACTATTTGCCCGATCCGGTAGGATTTTTCAAGAAGATTGTAAAACATTAA
- the LOC128299633 gene encoding mantle protein-like, translating into MKLVLFLATVAVLNASLSQAKLIKVEVPVAVPIPVPEIQHIEKRVSTIKEVKVPYIQEVPEEHVVTHVKEVPVVKEVPVVNEITVYRDVEVVKEVPVEKIVHRRVEVPVEVVREVELIREVPVIKEIPHVKVVKVIKEVPVEEVIVKDLPVAEPYPVKVPIHVPVPVQAHELHLTKFNKFSHLHGLKTLLG; encoded by the exons ATGAAACTG GTTCTATTCCTCGCCACGGTGGCGGTTCTGAACGCGTCACTGTCCCAGGCAAAGTTGATCAAAGTGGAAGTACCAGTGGCGGTACCTATCCCGGTCCCGGAGATTCAGCACATCGAAAAGCGCGTGTCAACCATTAAAGAGGTGAAAGTGCCGTACATCCAGGAGGTACCGGAAGAGCATGTCGTTACCCACGTGAAGGAGGTGCCAGTCGTCAAAGAGGTACCGGTGGTGAACGAAATTACCGTGTACCGTGATGTGGAGGTCGTTAAAGAGGTACCGGTTGAGAAGATCGTGCACCGACGCGTTGAAGTGCCCGTCGAGGTAGTGCGCGAGGTGGAACTTATACGGGAGGTGCCAGTGATCAAGGAGATTCCACATGTCAAAGTCGTAAAGGTGATCAAGGAAGTTCCGGTCGAGGAGGTAATTGTAAAGGATCTTCCTGTGGCGGAACCATACCCCGTGAAGGTACCGATCCATGTGCCCGTACCGGTTCAAGCGCATGAGCTACACCTAACAAAGTTCAACAAGTTCTCCCATTTGCACGGTCTTAAAACACTGCTGGGTTAA
- the LOC128299631 gene encoding carbohydrate sulfotransferase 11-like yields the protein MGTTSGRRRASSITVPNNSASVGTVLRWSALGILVTCVFLVLILPWPLPYEQSMEHIMEDRSNHLLEQCGIVQTLGNFSASRARTSKPEYLYYNYFYQPRYQMLWCAISKVASSSWMYQFNRWAGVPREKIARAARDMKALARMYYPTPTRADVEQMKQNSASPVIRFLLVRDPMDRFVSAYEDLIVRPQSDNYRTLRRFIFREVYGVDVPVGGTKNGTSLPIPSFSDFTEFVLRRTNVLDPHWNTYYNLCDPCFLQPTVIIKLETYDRDVAHLMQLANVTTGADNYDNARSDSDGFAGHRLNVNHHRASGDTLHRNASTLDRLAELTKEQFERLYRRYEVDFRLFHYDASHYFALYETD from the exons ATGGGAACAACGAGTGGTCGGCGTCGTGCAAGCAGTATTACAGTTCCCAACAACAGCGCCTCTGTTGGCACTGTTTTGCGATGGAGTGCTTTGGGCATTCTGGTGACTTGTGTATTTCTGGTGTTAATACTACCCTGGCCACTACCGTACGAACAGTCGATGGAGCACATCATGGAAGATCGATCAAACCATCTGCTGGAACAGTGTGGAATAGTTCAAACGCTAGGGAATTTCTCAGCCTCAAGGGCACGAACGTCTAAACCCGAGTATCTGTACTACAACTACTTTTATCAACCGCGGTACCAGATGTTGTGGTGTGCGATAAGCAAAGTTGCGTCCAGCAGTTGGATGTACCAGTTCAACCGATGGGCAGGAGTTCCACGGGAAAAGATCGCACGAGCCGCCCGTGACATGAAGGCACTCGCGCGCATGTACTACCCAACACCGACACGTGCCGACGTGGAACAGATGAAGCAGAACTCGGCGTCACCAGTGATCCGTTTTCTGTTGGTGCGTGACCCAATGGATCGGTTCGTCAGTGCGTATGAAGATCTGATCGTTCGACCACAGAGCGATAACTATCGCACCCTCAGGCGGTTTATCTTTCGCGAGGTGTACGGAGTGGACGTACCCGTAGGAGGTACAAAG AATGGTACCTCGCTGCCGATACCGAGCTTCAGCGATTTCACCGAATTTGTGCTACGTCGCACCAACGTGCTGGATCCACACTGGAACACTTATTACAATCTGTGCGATCCCTGCTTCCTTCAGCCGACCGTGATCATCAAGCTGGAAACGTACGATCGGGACGTGGCGCACCTAATGCAGCTGGCGAACGTAACCACCGGTGCGGATAATTATGATAATGCACGGAGCGATTCTGATGGGTTCGCGGGACATCGGTTGAATGTTAATCACCATCGGGCATCGGGTGACACTTTACACCGAAACGCCTCCACGCTGGATCGGTTGGCCGAGCTGACGAAGGAACAGTTCGAACGGTTGTACCGTCGCTACGAGGTGGATTTTCGGTTGTTTCACTACGACGCGAGCCACTACTTTGCGCTGTACGAGACAGATTAA